The sequence TTTTTCCCTGTTCATAAACCACAGTCAACGGATTTTCGGCAAACTCAACCAGATCATAGGCTATGTCGGGCAGTTTCGCCACGTACAATCCCAGTTGATCGGCATTCTGAATGACAACGGTTGGATACAGGCCGTCGGGCATAAGTGTCTGAAAAGTAAGCAATTGCTCTACGGAAGCATCATTGGTCGGATCTGTAGCAACAGACCAGCCCGTTTCGTCGGCAAGAGCAATAAACTGCCCCTGCCGGAGTTGATAAGCGATATCGCGGATACTTGTGGTCATGACGAATGAATCCACAAAAATACGGCAAGTTTATAAAAACACGGTTACGAACTTTAGCTGAGGCTCGTGTAAACTTGATTATATCGTTAGAAAACTCGCTTTTGACTCAACTCTCCCGGCGATTTGAGCATTTATTGCTGCGAGGACTTGGTCGGGGGAGAAGAGACAACGAGACGATTTAGATACGACCGTTTAACCTGCCACTGCCAGACCGGGCCATCGTTGGGGTCGTCGAAGGCATCGTTGAATACCATGCCACATTTTTCCAGCACCCGCACGGAGGCACTCATTTCGGCGAGCGTATGGGCTTTTACCAGCATTACTTCCGGATATTCGAATGCCCGATTAATGAGTCCCTGAGCTGTTTCAGTCGCTAATCCCTGTCCTCGGTAGTCAGGATAGATTTCATAGCCGATTTCAACCATGCCCGTATCGTCGGGCATTCCTTTATAGCCGCCTACGCCGATCAACGCATTATCATCACGATGAATAAAAAAATAAAGCCACCAGGGACCCTGTTTATGATCCTCGATCACCTTCGCCTGGGTATAATCGAATATATCCATCCCGAATTCGCTAAGCACATCGGGTACACGAATAGACAGATGTTGGCTAAGTTCAGGCGGACCAATAAAAAGAGCTTCGTAGGTCGGAAGATCGATGGGTAATAAGGTTAAGCGAGGAGTGCTAATTGGCGACATGATGAAGCGAAACGTTTGGAGGAATGGGCAGCAAGCGGTAAGCAGTTTTCAGTGACCGGTTTTCAGTTTTCAGTAGGCGGCCAGCGACCTAAGTAACGTAAACTGTTTAGGTCACTAATCGCCAACTGCTCACTGAAAACTATTTTCCGGTGCTAACCGCTGCTACACTTTCTGACTGGTACTTATACCAATACTCAATCAGATCGGCAACTAAGCCAGTCCAGCCAGTCTGGTGATTGGCACCAAGGCCTGCTCCAACATCGCCGTGGAAGTATTCATAAAATAAATAAAGCCCGTCAAAATGCTTGCCTTTCTGCATCTTTTCCTCGTTACCATAGGCAGGAATACGTCCATCGGCACCACGACGGAAAATATTGATAAGCCGCTCTGCTACCAGAACGGTCGCTTCTTTGACGCTCATTACCTGTCCCGAATTGGTTGGATACTCGACCTCAAAGTCATCGCCATAATATTGGTAAAATTTAAACAGCGAATCGATCAGCAGAAAGTTGACCGGAAACCAGATTGGGCCCCGCCAGTTGGAATTGCCTCCGAACATGCTCATTTCTGATTCGGCCGGAACATAGCGTACCTGGAAAATTTCACTGTTCAGCTCAAACTGGTAAGGCGTTTTTTCGTGGTATTTCGATAAGGCGCGGATTCCATAATCAGACAGGAATTCGGTTTCATCGAACATCCGTTTCAGGATCATTTTCATCCGGTGACCACGCAGCAAACTCAAGAGGTGCGTTTCCCCTTTTCCGGGTTCATGCCAGCGTGAAATGAGCGAAGCCAGATCAGGCCGATTCGTCAGAACCCATTCGACCCGACGTTTGAAGTCAGGGAGTTTTGACAGCAGTGCTTCGTCCAGAATCTCAACCGCGAACAACGGAATCAATCCTACCATCGACCTGATTTTGAGCAGTCTGGCGTTCTGGTCCGGTGTATGGAGCACATCGTAGTAGAATTGATCGACCTCGTCCCACAGGCTGATGTTCTGCTTGCCGAGGTTATTCATAGCCGATGCGATGTGCAGAAAATGCTCGAAAAACTTGCTGGCCATATCCTGATAAGACGGGCGTGTCAACGAAATTTCGCAGGCAATCCGCAGCATATTCAGTGTATACATGGCCATCCAGCCCGTACCATCGGCCTGTTCAATGCGGCCACCCATGGGTAATGGTTGCGAGCGGTCAAATACGCCGATGTTGTCCAAACCAAGGAAGCCACCACCGAAAATGTTGTTACCCGCCACGTCTTTTCGATTGACCCACCACGTGAAATTCAGGAGTAATTTATGGAATACACGCTCCAGAAAACCTACGTCACCGACGCCGTTAAGGTCGCGGTCAATTTCGTAAACTTTCCAGGTTGCCCAGGCATGTACGGGTGGGTTAACATCGCTAAAATTCCATTCATAGGCCGGAATCTGACCATTTGGGTGCATGTAATACTCCCGTAGAATAACAGCCAGCTGGCGTTTGGCGAAATGCGGATCGAGCCGGGCAAGTGTCAACGTATGAAAGGCAAGGTCCCAGGCCGCAAACCACGGATACTCCCACTTGTCGGGCATCGACAGGATATTAGCCGTGTACATATGCCGCCAGCTTTCGTTCCGGGCATAGACGCGTCCCTGAAATGGCACCGGCATTTTGGGATCGCCTTTAAGCCACTCATTGACGTTATAATAATAAAACTGTTTATTCCAGAGCATACCCGCATAGGCCTGCCGCTGGATGGCCAGTAATTCTGGATCGGTAACATTCTTCTGGAGGTCGCCAAAAAACGCATTGGCTTCATCTAACCGTTTGTTCCAGATATCGTCGAAATCGGCAAAAGGCTGATTTAGTATCGTTTGATCACTAAATCGAAGGCGAATGCTGACGCTGCCACCCGCCGGTACCTGGCGTACATAGTGAGCCGAGGCCTTGGTGCCAATCTGGTTCGGATTTATAAAGCTTTTTTTGCCCCCCGATATGATAAAATTGTTGATCGCATCTTTCGGATATTTGGCCACATTGGGCCGACCGTAAAGCCGATCCGTATTGGTGTCGTTATCGCAGAATAGAAGCGCATCGGCGTCTTCGCAATAGAGTTTATATTTGCCTAGTTGCTTGTGGTTAATTTCAATTTGTTTGTTCCCGATACCGTTAAGCATCGGCCTGGCATTGTATTGTTCATAACCCCATGCCCAGGTATTTCGGAACCATATGGTTGGTAACAGCGTGAGCGGGGCTGCCTGAGCAGAACGGTTATGGGCTGTTACTTTCACTAACCAGTCGTTCTGATCGGCTTTGGCATATTCAATGAAAATGTCGAAATACTCATCCTTGTCAAAAATACCCGTGTCCAGCAATTCGAATTCGGGCTCCTGCCGACCTCGTCGCGATGTTTCGATGACGAGCCGGTTGTAAGGAAACTCCTGCTGAGGGTATTTATAGAGCATTTTCATGTATGAATGTGTTGGCGTACTATCCAGATAATAGTACAGTTCCTTCACATCCTCGCCATGATTTCCCTCCGGACCCGATAAGCCGAAAAATCGCTCTTTTATAATATTGTCTTTATGGTTCCAGAAACCCAGTGCGAAACAGATGTGGCCTTTATTGTCGGAGATGCCGCCAATACCTTCTTCGCCCCAGCGATAGGCGCGGGAACGAGCCATATCATGTGTGACGTAGTTCCAGGCATCTCCGTACGGGCTATAGTCTTCCCGAACACTACCCCAGGCACGGTCAGATAGATAGGGCCCCCATTTTTTCCAGCCTTTATTATCGGCTCGCTCGTAAATTCGTTCGCGTTCAGCTGTCGGCATTGTATTGTACGGTAGGCTTTTGAAATTTTATGTAATTGATGTTAGTCAAAAATAGTGCTAAACCTGTGTTGATACATTAAAAACAGTAAACAGTGAAAACCTAAATTCAGTAGTTAACTGTTTGATTAGGAGGTATGTTTACTTAGTAACATGCCAATGCATCTTATTTAGACTATTAATTTAGCTGCTGGTCTCGTTATTTTTTTACAGCAGCCAGCACACGCTTTATCAATTCGTTTGGATTGCCATTATGCCAACGCCATACGATAACAATATCGTGTTCGGGATCGACCCATATTGTGTTTGAGCCTGCTCCGATAGCCGCGAAACTTGTCGTAGGCGCGTCGGGCCAGGCTTTCTTGCCGGTTTGGCTCGTTCCCGTATTAAGCCACCACAAATACCCGTAGTCCGGACCAACCGGGCTGGGCGTTGTTGCCTGCTTAACCCAGGCAGGCGACACAATCTGGCGATCGCCCCAACGGCCCTGCCTCAGGAAGAGATAACCAAACCGGGCTTCATCGAGAGCGCTGATCCACAAACCGCCACCCCAGCGGGTTCCGCCACTGACCGACGGCATTTGTTTGCCATCTATGTCGGCAACGGCGTTTGGATAGGTAACATAACGCCAGGAATCTGATGCACCGATTGGGTTCATGATTTCGTCGCGAACAACGTCAGGCAGTGGCTTTTTCCATAGGCGCAGTAGAGAGAGAGCCATTCGGTTAATGCGTACGTCGTTATATTCATAAAAAGCGCCGGGTTTCTGAAGGGTCCGGGGTTTTCGCTCTCCTTTGCCAAATGCTTCCTTTCCAACAAAATCACTGTTTTTGCCCCATAAGGTTCCTTCCCATTCGCTAGTTTGCTGAAGGTGATTTTCCCAGGTGATCGCCTTGTTCTGATCAGATTCATAGCCGCCGTCATGAATGAGCTTGGCTACCGGATCATGTATGTCGGGAATCATACCGCGTTCTATCGTAATGCCGGCCAGGGTAGACAAAACACTTTTCGCTACGCTATAGGTTGGGTCAGGGTGTTGCGTATCGCCCCACTCGGCTACAATATATCCGTGGCGTAACACAACGCCATTGGTAGCAGCCCGGCTGGTAGGCATTGGACCCAGTAGTTTACCAAATATCTCTTCCTGGGTTGAGAAATTAGGGGTCATCTGGGTTGTTTCCTGCGTTTTGGCAAAGGCTACAGCCTGCTCCAGCAAAGCCGCATCCATGTCTGCTTTTTCAGGAGCCAGGTGAACCCAATTATCGCCTTTGGACGGGAAGTAAACCGTTGATTTGGGAAGTTGCCGATGGCAGGCCGTTAGCGTAGCCAGCGCTAGTAAATAGAAGGTAAGCTTCCGGAAAAGAGGCAGCGTCATGCGTTGTGATGAAAGAGTTCAGTTCAGGGTTGTATCCGAGCGAAAAACCAAAGATCGAAGTTAGGAGATTTAGAGAGAATCTGATCGTTTCATCAGTCAGAAGATACCTCTTTTTGCTCAATTCCAATACTCTTTTCGAGATCATACTTTTTTAACTAAACATTAACCCGGCTTTTATCTCTTTTTTAGGTCTGCGAATGTTGTTTGCATTGACAATGAACCAGCCCGATGCCCGGTAAATTGAGCAACGTTTCGTGACACCAGACTAGCCCATTGCCGCATAAACAAGATCGTTTTTAGCGTACGTAAATAAGTTATCAATCATGAAAGTGTTCATCCAACTTGTCCCGGCCAAAACCATGCTGCTTGCATTGGGGCTGTTGGTCGCAGGATGGCAATCCACCATTGCCCAGAATACGGGAAACGAGCAGCAAGCCGGAAACGACAACGATCAAACGATTGTGTCGGCTATTGCTCCCTATCGCGACGATGTTCGCCGGTCGATATTATTGGCTAGTGAGCAACCACAGGTATTAACCAGTCTGGCTCAGCAGCGTTCTGCCAGTCAGCAGGCTTTCAACAATCTGATTCAGTCGTATGATCAGAAAAAGCAGGGCTGGTTTTATGATCTGTCTCGCTATCCCGACGTATTGCACGCATTAGCCACCTTGCCCGCTGGCTCTGATGAATCGTCGGTGAAAAATCTGACCAAAACTATGCCGACCGATCTGCAGGAATCTGCCTGGAAGATTTACCGGCATCACAACAATGATCTGCTACAGGTCGACAATCTGAATCAGCAGGCACAACAGGCGTTTGATAACCTCATCGCGCCACTGGACGTTACGACCCAAAATGCATTTCGGCAACTACTTGATATGCCCGATGTGCTCACACAGCTCACCGATCAGATTGATAAGACCACTCAGTTAGGAAATGCCTATCGGATGAATCCTGAACAGGTCACCAACGATCTGACTGCCTTACACGATAGCCTGACGGTTCAGAATCAGCAGGAACTGGCTGATTATCAGAATGAATTAAACAGAGATCCTCAGGCTAAGCAGGAGTTGCAGCAGGCCGGGCAAGCCTATGCTCAAGCCAATGGCTATAATACGGGTATTAATCCAAATCCGGCCTGGGTAAACAGTTCATACTATTATCAGAATCCGTATCCATACTGGTTTGGCTATCCATACTGGTATTCATCACCTATGTGGTATCCATCGGCCTGGTGGTACGGAACCGGATTTTACTATGGTCTGGGTGGGAATATGGTTCTTTTTGGTCTGCCATCGCTGGGCTTCTCAAACTGGTTTTTTGGACCGGGTCGCCTTGCTTACCCACACCTGTATAACCGGTTCAATAATTACTATTCCCACAACATGGGTGAGCATCACTTCTGGACGTCGGGTAATGCTGGTTTTATGACCGCTGCTCATCGGGCTTTTGCTCCGACGGCCGGATTCATTAATGCACGTGCTAACTGGCTAACCAACGCCCGTCAGTATAACCGACCCAGTAGTTGGGCGAACACAACGCGTAGTGCACCAACCGCCCGGTATCAGAATTTTAATGCCGGAGCTTACCATGCTCAGTCCTGGGGTGGGGGCGGTATGCGATCCTTTGGTGGCGGTGGCTTTCACGGAGGCCGCCGGTAGAAATAGGTAGTTCTTAGCAGGCAGTGTGCGGTATTTTGGTCAATGTCCAACTACTGCACACTGCCTGCTGTACTTTACCGCTCCAGTTTAAAGCCCTCGTCTATACGTACACGCTGCGGGCGATTGGCTACATCCCAGCCAGTCAGGTAAATCCACTTTGCAATGCGCGTTACTTTCGCTGTATTGATGCGATCAGGCTCATCTTTAGGGGTATGGTAATCGGGGTGGAGCAGGGTCGTGAAAGCAATTGCGGGGACATTAGCGCGGGCGTAGGGGAGGTGATCTGAACGAAAGTACCAGCCCTCCGGGTGTTCTGGTTTGTCCCAAAGGGTATCGAGTTTAAAGTGAGCATCTGTCTGATTAACAGCCAGGGCTGCATTGACCAGATCACTTGAATTTCGATGGGGCGGTTGCTGGCCCAGAATGGCCGCACTGTCGGGCGCATTTCGACCAATCATCTCAGCGTTGAGAACGGCTACGATAGAGCCTTTGGGCACGGTTGGGTGTTCCACATAATAGCGGGACCCTAAAAGGCCACGTTCTTCGGCACCATGAAAGACAATGAGTGCCGAACGTTTGCCGGGTTTCTGGGCGAATGCCCGACCAATTGCCATCGTGGCAACACAACCGCTGGCATTGTCGTCGGCCCCATTCCAGATTGAGTCTCCCGCCACCGCCCGGCGAACGCCATCATGGTCCTGATGGGTGCTGAACAATACATATTCCTCTTTGAGTTTCGGGTCAGTGCCGGGTACTTTGGCAACGATATTGACCGACGGATAATTGAAACTCTCAACATTGACGACATTGGTAAACTGCTGACCGGGTTGCTTAACCCATTCCAGAGCGCTGGCTGGTAACCATACGGTTGGAGCCTGCGAGAAGACGCGGGTGTTCGGGCCACCCGGCAGATCGTAGCGACCGCGTTCGAGACCGGTTGTCCAGCGATCAAAATAGAACTGCGCATCTGAATTCGACACCCACACAACAGCCAGTGCACCCGCTTTTACGAGTTCAGCCGCCTTGCGATTCATGGTGCCGAGCAGGAACCGCCGATAGCTCAACTCCGCCGGGGGAGTTCCCGAAAACTCCAGTGCCACCGCTTTTCCTTTAATATCTATTTTCGCCAGATCTTCGGGAGTACCTTTTCCCGCGAACACCAGGGGTGCATCGACAGAGGCAATGGCAGGAGCCAGAAGAAACGCATCATGACCGTGAATGAGCTGATGAGTACCGATGGCTAATCGACTGGTTTCGGTAATACGTGTACGCTGGATGTGGAAAAACTGAAAAAACGTGCCATCATCACCCGCGGGTTGAAGACCCATTGCCCGAAGCTGGTCGGCAATCCAGACCGACGCTTTCAGCTCATCGAGCGATCCACCCTCGCGACCCCGGAAATGGTCTCCAGCCAATGCAAATAGATCGCGTTTGATATCACTTTCTTTTATGGCCCCTACCGCATTGCCGGTTTGGGAAGCTTTCGACTGGGCCAGGCTGAGGGTGTTACTAATGGATAGCATACCCATCAGAATAGCGGTTGCCAGTGGCCGAATCTTGTTGTAGTTCAGGTAAATCATTATTTCTTTATACGTCGATGATTGGGGTAGAACAAATCTACGTAGAGACGCATTACATCGGGCTTTATACCCGGACGGATATTATAAATTTCTGCTTAAAGTGAGACTTAGCGAATTATGCCTCAACAATGACAATTTACTATCTTGGCAAAATAAAGACCCGACATGAAAGAGATCTACCTCGTTTTTATGCTGCTTTTTGGTGGTTTTACTATACAGCCACTTACTGCTCAATCCAGGAAAACCACGCCTGATCCTGTTTCTCGCTTTGATAGCTATGTGCAGCAGGCTGTGCGCAATTGGCAGGTGCCGGGTCTCACCGTTACGGTCGTTAAAGAGGGTCGTGTCCTGTTCAAAAAAGGGTACGGTATCCGTGAACTTGGCAAGCCTGAACGGATCGATACGCAGACGCTTTTTGCAATGGCATCAACAACCAAGGCCATGACAGCGGCCTGCCTTGGCATGCTCGTCGATGAAGGGAGGCTCCACTGGGATGATCCTGTTACCAACTACCTGCCTGATTTTCAGCTTTATGATCCGACTGTTACGCGTGAGTTGCGGGTGCGCGATTTGCTCATTCACAATACGGGTGTCGGTAATGCCGATTTTTTATGGGCAGCTATGCAGATTCCATCAGATGAGATTCTCCATCGATTGCGGCTCATTCGACCAGCCTATTCGTTTCGATCGAGCTTTATTTACCAGAATATCATGTATCTGGCTGCCGGGAAAGTGGTTGAAAAGGCGAGTGGAATCCCCTGGGAAACCTTTATTCGCAAGCGTATTTTTGAACCGCTCAACATGCGTCGGACACAGGCTTTATTTCGGGAAGTGACCGATGCAAACCGCGCTAAACCACACATCGAGGTAAAAGATACCATTCGGGTCGTCAACAGTCGACTCGAAGAGGGGCTGGTCGATGCGGTTGGTCCGGCAGGGTCGGTTTGGACGTGCCCGGATGATATATCAGCCTGGATGCAGTGCATGCTGGATAGTGGTCGGTATGCGGGAAAAACACTGCTGAAACCCGCAACCTGGGCCGAGTTGTTCAAACCACAGGCATTTGTGACCGATAGTCAGTTTTATCCTACCCAGCAACTCACAAAACCGGTTTGGAAAACATACGGTCTGGGCTGGTTTCAGCACGATTATCGCGGTCATCACATCAATTTTCATACGGGAAGTCTGACCGGAATGATCGCTATTCATGGCCAACTGCCCGACCAGAAGTTAGCCGTCTATGTGCAGAGTAATCTTGACCATGCCGAACTCCGCCATGCCATTATGTACCGTGCTTTTGATGAATTTGCTTTGGGCGCATCGCGTGACTGGAGTGCAGAGTTTCTAAAATTATACGGCAACATTAAACAGAAAGCGAAACTTGCTGAGCGCAAATCCGATAGTACCCGCGTGCTTAACACAAAGCCATCTTTACCCTTAACGGCCTATATCGGAAGCTATAGTAGCCCGCTTTACGGCAAAGCCGACATTACCATTCAGGACGGCAAACTCTATGTATCGCTAAACAAAGTCATGACGGGTAAGCTAGATCACTGGCATTTTGATACCTTCCGGCTGAATTATGATCAATTCTGGAATGGTAATGATCCGGTCAGTTTTATACTGAATCGACAGGGTAAAGTGGCGAGGCTGAGCTGGAATGGTGCCGAACTGGAAAAAGTACCGGATGCAGTGGATAAAGGTGTAGCAGGCGGTAAGTAAAATTAGACAACCCAATTGAAAATTTATGTCCCTAAAAATTGTACTCTCGATCATTTTCAGCAGTGCCTGTTTCGCCGTAACCAGTGCGCAATCTACTCAACAGCGGGTCCGACAGTATCGACAAAGTCGTGAAACGATTCTGATGGACGAATATCGACAGTTTGTCAGTATCCCCAATGTATCGTCAGATTCGGCCAATATTCACAAAAATGCGGCATTCATCGTACAGATGATGAAACAACGGGGCATAGCGGCAACGCTGCTCGATGGTACTAAACCCGGAACCAATCCGGCGGTGTTTGGTGAAGTAAGAGTACCAGGTGCAACGAAAACCCTGATTTTTTATGCGCATTACGACGGGCAGCCGGTCAATCCAAAGCAATGGGCCGATGGCTTACAACCCTTTGTGCCGGTGTTCATTACGGCACCTGTTGAACAGGGTGGCACCATCGTTACAACCCACAAAGCCGGCGATGCCATTAATCCGGCCTGGCGGCTCACGGGCCGGGGAAGTGCCGATGATAAAGCGGGTGTAATGACGATTTTGAATGCCTATGATGCGCTCGTAAAAAGCAATAGCAAGCCCACCGCCAATCTGAAATTCTTTTTCGAAGGCGAAGAAGAAGTTGGGTCAACACATCTGGGCGATATTTTACAGAAGCACCAGAATAAACTGCAAAGCGACCTTTGGATTATTGCCGACGGACCCCGCCATGTTTCAGGGAAAAAACTCGTTCAGTTTGGGGTTCGGGGCGATGTGAACATGCACCTGACGGTGTTCGGCCCCAAACGTCCCCTGCACAGCGGGAATTATGGAAACTGGGCTCCCAATCCTGCCCAACGGCTGGTGAGTCTGCTGGCGAGTATGAAAGATGAAGACGGAAAAATCTTGATCAAAGGGTTTTACGACGATGTAACACCACTGACGGCCAGCGAAAAACAGGCAATAGCTGCATTGCCTAACATGGAAACCGCTCTGAAAAAAGAGCTTGGCATTGCTAAACCCGACGGAAATGGTGCACCATTTCAGGAACTGCTGATGATTCCTACGCTGAATATTAATGGTATTCAAAGTGCAAATGTGGGTGCTATGGCCGGTAATGTCATTCCGGCGAAGGCTGAAGCGGTGCTGGATCTGCGTCTGGTTCGGGGTAATGATGTGGCCCGGCAGATGCAGCGGGTTAAAGACCATATTAGCAGCAAAGGTTATCATGTTCTCGACCGCGACCCAACCGATGCCGAACGCCAGCAATACCCAAAGCTCATTAAAATTACGGCTGGTATTGGCTACAACGCTCAACGGACACCGATGGATTTACCAATTGCCCAGGGTGTGGTTGCGGCTGTACAATCAACGTCCTCAGAACCGATCGTGTTGTTACCCTCGTCGGGCGGGAGCCTGCCCTTGTATTTGTTTGAGAATGTGCTGAAAGCCAATGTAGTATCGGTGCCCGTTGTCAACTACGACAACAACCAGCATGCTGAAAACGAGAATGTGCTGGTTCAGTATCTCTGGGATGGGATCGAAACCATGGCAGCTATCATGCAGATTAATTAAACGATTCTTATACCGTTTCGGGCTATAAGAATAGTGCGTTAATTTCGTTGATTTTGTATCTTTGAAAGAGCAAATAGAACTGAATCATAACCTGCTGTGGAAAGACGTATTGCGCTTAAATCAATAGCTGTAGCGGCTGGTGGTCTCATCAGTTTGCCCGCCTGGGCTACTAACTGGACCTCCGAAACAGTCCAGTTAACCCATCCATTTCTCACATCCGGGCAAGACGACCTGCTCGCTGACATTGCCGAAACAATTATTCCCACAACTGACACGCCAGGCGCTAAAGCCCTGAATGTCCATCAG comes from Spirosoma aureum and encodes:
- a CDS encoding M20/M25/M40 family metallo-hydrolase, with amino-acid sequence MSLKIVLSIIFSSACFAVTSAQSTQQRVRQYRQSRETILMDEYRQFVSIPNVSSDSANIHKNAAFIVQMMKQRGIAATLLDGTKPGTNPAVFGEVRVPGATKTLIFYAHYDGQPVNPKQWADGLQPFVPVFITAPVEQGGTIVTTHKAGDAINPAWRLTGRGSADDKAGVMTILNAYDALVKSNSKPTANLKFFFEGEEEVGSTHLGDILQKHQNKLQSDLWIIADGPRHVSGKKLVQFGVRGDVNMHLTVFGPKRPLHSGNYGNWAPNPAQRLVSLLASMKDEDGKILIKGFYDDVTPLTASEKQAIAALPNMETALKKELGIAKPDGNGAPFQELLMIPTLNINGIQSANVGAMAGNVIPAKAEAVLDLRLVRGNDVARQMQRVKDHISSKGYHVLDRDPTDAERQQYPKLIKITAGIGYNAQRTPMDLPIAQGVVAAVQSTSSEPIVLLPSSGGSLPLYLFENVLKANVVSVPVVNYDNNQHAENENVLVQYLWDGIETMAAIMQIN